The window TACTGCACCTGACGCTCCGACGACGACGTGTAGACGGTCGTGACGACGCACCCGGCACCGAGGACTGCGAAGTCCGTCTGCGCCCACTCCATCCGCGTGTGGGCCAAGATGCCGACGCGGTCGTTTGTCCCCAATCCGAGTTCGCGGAACCCTGCGGCGAGGTTTCTGACGACGTCGCGCATCGTCTCGTAGGTCAACTCCCCGTAGTCGCTGCTGGGTGCCGCCGGCACGACGCCCGCGTCGACGAGGGAGCGGTCGTAGACTCCTCCCTTGTAGCGTTGTGCGATTCGCGAGGCGTTGCGCGCCGCGCTCTCTTCGAACATCCGTGGGAGAGTCGTCCGTCCGATGACGGGGTCATCGAACGCCGCCTCTGCGTCGCGCCAATCCATGTCCTATTACTAATGATTCAACATTTAAAACTATGCACGTTGAGTCGGTTGAAAGTCCACAGTATCGAAGAAGGGCGTCGGAGACGCCGGTTTGTCTACTCGTCGTCGCCGACGTAGTCGAGGTACCCGAGGACGCCGCGGGTGTTCAGTCGCTCTTCGTCGTGGGCTTTCCGCACGCCCCACACCTCGTCCATCTGCGTGTGTTCGACGAAGTGCTGGATGACCGCCTCGTCGTCGCCGAGTTCGTCGCGCTTCTGGCGGATTGCTTCGACCCACTCCACGAGGACGCGCTTGTACTCCTCGGCGAACGCTTTCGTGTACTCGTGTGGGCCGAAGTGGCCGAAACAGAGCGTCTCAGGCTCGATTTCTTCGACCGTTTGCACGTCGTCGAGCGCCTTCTGGAGGTGGAACTGCGCCGGTGGCGAAGTCTGGCGGAGGGTCTCTGTCTTCGGTTCCCAGATGCCCATCGCGTCACCGACGAACAGGACGTCGTCGCCGTCGTCGTGGAACATGACCTGATGCGGCGCGTGGCCCGGTGCGTGGGAGACGGTGAGCGTCCGGTCGCCGAGGTCGATCTCGTCGCCGTCGGTGAGCGGTTCCACGCGGTCTTCGTCTATCGGGAGTGGTTCGTCGTAGAAGCGCCACTGGTCTTCGACGGCAGCCTTCGTGCCCTCGACGAGTCGCGTCGGGTCCACGAGGTGTGGGGCACCGATTTCGTGCGTCATGACGGTGGCGTCGGGATATCGCTCGGCGAGATACCCAGCACCGCCGGCGTGGTCGAGGTGGACGTGTGTCGGCAAGATGTATTCGAGGTCGTCGACGCCGACTTCGTCGAGCATCCCGAAGACGTGTTCGCGGTCCGCGGCGATGCCCGTGTCGATGAGCGCTGGTTTCTCTGCGTCGATGAGGAACACCGACCCGTACTTCTCGACTTCGTACATCCCTGTATCGACGTAATAGACGTCCGTGCTGTTCGGCACGGGTTCGACGTCGCCAATGGCCATAGTTGACGGCCGTCGTGGGGGAGCAAAAGCGTTCGGTCGGCGTCTCTCCGCCGACCTGTTCGCTCCACATTCTGTTCACTGCACTATCATTTCTCTACCGCATCGAAAATAATTAAGTATGATTACCATTAGCAATAGTGTGTATCAATGATACGCGGCTTCACGAAGACCTCTCGCGGCAGAATAGTAGTGTTCGCGTTCGCACTCGTCGCGTCGCTCGCACTCGCGTTCGGGCCGTCTCTCGAGGGGCTTTCGACGAGAGGACAGTACGCATTGGCGACCATGGTATTTGCGGGAACGCTCTGGGTGACCGGCGCACTCCCACTTGCGGTGACCGCCCTGTCTATTCCGGTGATGCTCACCGCCTACGGGGTGTACGGCGACATCGACCCTGCACTGGCGGGGTTCGCCGACCATCTCATCTTCCTGTTCGTCGCTGGCTTCATGCTCGCGAACGCGTTGCAGAAGTACAACATCGACCGCCGCATCGCCCTGTGGTTGATGGCAGTCATGGGGTCGTCGCCACGGCGACTCATCCTCGCCATCATGCTCGCGACGGCGTTCCTGTCGATGTGGGTGTCGAACACTGCGACGACGGCCATGATGACGCCTATCGCACTGGGCGTTCTCGCGCAGGTACTCGGCCGCGAAGAGGTGTACGAGGCCGGTGCCGACAGAGACGCGTTCTCGAACATGCAGGTCGCGACGCTCCTCGGGACGGCGTACGCCGCCTCAGTCGGTGGTGTCGGCACCCTCATCGGGACGCCGCCGAACGCCGTCGTCGCCACGCAACTCAACGCGTTGCTCGGCTACGACATCGGTTTCGCAGAGTGGTTACTCGTCGGCCTCCCAATCGTGGCAATCACGCTCC is drawn from Haloferax litoreum and contains these coding sequences:
- a CDS encoding MBL fold metallo-hydrolase codes for the protein MAIGDVEPVPNSTDVYYVDTGMYEVEKYGSVFLIDAEKPALIDTGIAADREHVFGMLDEVGVDDLEYILPTHVHLDHAGGAGYLAERYPDATVMTHEIGAPHLVDPTRLVEGTKAAVEDQWRFYDEPLPIDEDRVEPLTDGDEIDLGDRTLTVSHAPGHAPHQVMFHDDGDDVLFVGDAMGIWEPKTETLRQTSPPAQFHLQKALDDVQTVEEIEPETLCFGHFGPHEYTKAFAEEYKRVLVEWVEAIRQKRDELGDDEAVIQHFVEHTQMDEVWGVRKAHDEERLNTRGVLGYLDYVGDDE